A single region of the Sorghum bicolor cultivar BTx623 chromosome 9, Sorghum_bicolor_NCBIv3, whole genome shotgun sequence genome encodes:
- the LOC8074593 gene encoding NAC domain-containing protein 73: protein MTWCNGFNDVRAAVESSLSPAAAAVGKKAAASLAVLVKMCPSCGHRAQYEQESTTIQDLPGLPAGVKFDPTDQELLEHLEGKARPDTRKLHPLVDEFIPTIDGENGICYTHPENLPGVSKDGLVRHFFHRPSRAYTTGTRKRRKVHSGDGDDGGGETRWHKTGKTRPVLSNGRPRGYKKILVLYTNYGKQRKPEKTNWVMHQYHLGSDEEERDGELVVSKVFFQTQPRQCGSAMARQEAGVVPAAAFTGSSDALIAVGHHQGGGGGGGLREANGGVDQFYSPGAMMGYGQGVPAGNRAPPAPAAAPHFMPNFAVHAARASFGP from the exons ATGACGTGGTGCAATGGTTTCAACGACGTGCGCGCCGCCGTGGAGAGCAGCCTGtctccggccgccgccgccgtgggcaagaaggcggcggcgtcgctcgccgtcCTCGTCAAGATGTGCCCCTCGTGCGGCCACCGCGCGCAgtatgagcag GAGAGCACGACGATCCAGGACTTGCCGGGGCTGCCGGCCGGCGTGAAGTTTGACCCGACGGACCAGGAGCTGCTGGAGCACTTGGAGGGGAAGGCGAGGCCCGACACCCGGAAGCTCCACCCTCTCGTCGACGAGTTCATCCCCACCATCGACGGCGAGAACGGCATCTGCTACACGCACCCGGAAAATCTCCCTG GTGTGAGCAAGGACGGGCTTGTCCGGCACTTCTTCCACCGGCCGTCCAGGGCGTACACGACGGGGACGAGGAAGCGGCGGAAGGTGCacagcggcgacggcgacgacggcggcggggaGACGCGGTGGCACAAGACGGGCAAGACGAGGCCGGTGCTGTCCAACGGCAGGCCGCGCGGGTACAAGAAGATCCTGGTGCTCTACACCAACTACGGCAAGCAGCGCAAGCCCGAGAAGACCAACTGGGTGATGCaccagtaccacctcggctcCGACGAGGAGGAGCGCGACGGCGAGCTCGTCGTCTCTAAGGTCTTCTTCCAGACGCAGCCCAGGCAGTGCGGCTCCGCCATGGCCAGGCAGGAAGCCGGCGTCGTCCCTGCCGCCGCCTTCACCGGCAGCAGCGACGCGCTTATTGCCGTCGGTCATCACCagggtggtggcggtggcggcggcctcAGGGAAGCAAACGGCGGCGTTGATCAGTTCTACAGCCCAGGAGCAATGATGGGGTATGGCCAGGGCGTCCCAGCAGGTAACAGGGCACCTcctgcccctgctgctgctccccATTTCATGCCTAACTTTGCTGTGCATGCAGCAAGAGCTAGCTTTGGCCCTTGA
- the LOC8063593 gene encoding guanylate-binding protein 1, with protein MLHMLGLRGGSPSPSAGDAAPAMSGDGGAVAGPARPLRLAYCDEKGKFVMDPEAVAALQLVKGPVGVVSVCGRARQGKSFILNQLLGRSSGFQVASTHRPCTKGLWMWSTPLKRTGLDGTEYSLVLLDTEGIDAYDQTGTYSIQIFSLAVLLSSMFIYNQMGGIDEAALDRLSLVTEMTKHIRVRASGGRSTASELGQFSPVFVWLLRDFYLDLTEDNRKITPRDYLELALRPVQGGGRDVSAKNAIRESIRALFPDRECFPLVRPVNDEKDLQRLDQLPLSNFRPQFRSGLDAFTKFVLDRTRPKQLGASTMTGPILAGLTQSFLDAINSGAVPTISSSWQSVEEAECQRAFDSAVQTYNSSFDHKKHIEEDSLREAHEDAMRKAISAFNASAVGTGVARTKFEKLLHSSLKKAFEDYKRNAFLEADLQCSNKVQKMESKLRALCNRPDAKLDDVVTLLDGLLTEYESTAYGPVKWKRLATFLQQCLAGPVLDLFRRQLEHIDAERNALRLKCNSSDDKLALLRKQLEASEGHRAEYVRRYEEVLNDKQKISKDYSIRITELQTKSSKLEERCLSLSSSLETAKRECNDWKSKYDHGILQQKADESKLKSQIASLESRVSISEGRLSATREQADSAQEEASEWKRKYEVAVSEAKTALQRAAVAQERTNKKVQEREDALRAELANQLSEKEEEISRLHAKLSQTEIHATSLISRLEATEAKLKSHESDSLALKEEIRSLTGNLESIRSEALSREKEVRILEQEKNHLEEKYLSQCKKFDETDMRCKEAEKEARRATELADVARAEASASQKDKGEAQRLAMERLALIERMERQVEALERDKAKLVEEIERLHQSEKDAVSKVTLLERSVDEREKEIDEMLKRNNQQRSSTVQVLEGLLASEREACAEANKRAEDLSLMLQATQGKLDMLQQETTLDSKLKTSARRLRGEATESVHDMDIDEDSVRRRKRSKSTTSPFKSTHTEDGGSVFVGEDTHNGSQQGTETEDYTKFTVLKLKQELTKHGFGAQLLQLKNPNKKDIVALYEKHVVGK; from the exons ATGCTGCATATGCTGGGCCTCCGCGGGGGAAGCCCCAGCCCCAGCGCCGGAGACGCGGCCCCCGCCATGAGCGGGGACGGCGGCGCGGTTGCGGGCCCCGCGCGGCCGCTGCGCCTGGCGTACTGCGACGAGAAAGGCAAGTTCGTGATGGACCCCGAGGCGGTCGCGGCGCTGCAGCTCGTCAAGGGCCCCGTCGGTGTCGTCTCCGTCTGCGGCCGCGCGCGACAGGGCAAGAGCTTCATCCTCAACCAG CTTCTTgggcgaagcagtggttttcaAGTGGCTTCAACACATCGTCCTTGCACCAAGGGACTGTGGATGTGGAGTACACCTTTGAAGAGAACTGGTCTGGATGGAACTGAATACAGTCTTGTATTGTTGGATACTGAAGGAATTGATGCTTATGACCAAACG GGGACCTATAGCATCCAAATATTTTCCTTGGCTGTTCTTTTGTCGAGCATGTTCATCTACAACCAG ATGGGAGGTATAGATGAAGCTGCGTTGGATCGTCTCTCACTTGTCACGGAGATGACAAAGCACATACGTGTCAGGGCCTCAGGTGGAAGGTCCACTGCATCTGAACTTGGGCAGTTCTCCCCTGTCTTTGTTTGGTTGTTGCGA GACTTCTACCTGGATTTGACAGAAGACAACAGAAAAATTACTCCACGGGATTACCTAGAACTAGCACTGAGGCCTGTTCAAGGCGGAGGACGGGACGTATCTGCAAAGAATGCG ATACGGGAGTCCATCCGTGCACTTTTTCCAGATAGGGAATGCTTTCCACTTGTGCGGCCTGTGAACGATGAGAAAGATCTCCAACGTCTTGATCAACTTCCT CTGAGTAATTTCCGGCCACAATTCAGATCTGGTCTGGATGCTTTCACGAAATTTGTTCTTGACCGAACAAGACCAAAGCAACTTGGAGCTAGTACAATGACAGGCCCCATCCTTGCTGGATTGACACAATCATTTCTTGATGCCATTAATAGCGGTGCTGTCCCTACAATATCTTCATCTTGGCAG AGCGTGGAGGAGGCAGAATGTCAGAGGGCATTTGATTCTGCTGTACAAACTTACAATTCTTCTTTTGACCACAAAAAACATATAGAAGAG GATTCTTTGAGAgaagcacatgaagatgctatgaGAAAGGCTATCAGTGCTTTTAATGCTTCTGCTGTTGGCACTGGGGTAGCTCGTACAAAATTCGAAAAGCTTCTTCACAGTTCTCTCAAAAAGGCTTTTGAG GACTACAAAAGGAATGCTTTTCTGGAAGCTGACTTGCAATGTTCAAATAAAGTACAGAAAATGGAATCAAAGCTGCGAGCACTATGTAACCGTCCAGATGCAAAGTTAGATGACGTAGTCACA CTCCTTGATGGCCTGCTCACAGAGTATGAGTCAACGGCCTATGGTCCTGTAAAATGGAAAAGGCTAGCCACATTCTTACAGCAGTG TTTGGCTGGCCCTGTTCTAGACCTTTTCAGAAGACAGTTGGAGCATATAGATGCTGAAAGGAATGCCCTTAGATTGAAATGCAATTCAAGTGATGATAAATTAGCATTGCTTAGGAAGCAGCTTGAAGCAAGTGAGGGTCATAGAGCTGAATACGTGAGGCGCTATGAGGAAGTTCTGAATGATAAACAGAAAATTTCGAAGGATTACTCTATTCGTATAACTGAACTTCAGACCAAGAGTAGCAAGTTGGAAGAACGGTGCTTGAGCTTGTCTTCTTCTCTTGAAACTGCAAAACGGGAATGCAATGATTGGAAGAGCAAATATGATCATGGTATTTTGCAGCAAAAGGCAGATGAGAGTAAGTTAAAATCCCAAATTGCTTCTCTGGAGTCTAGGGTGAGTATCAGTGAGGGCAGATTGTCGGCAACACGTGAACAAGCTGATTCTGCTCAAGAGGAAGCATCAGAGTGGAAACGCAAATATGAAGTTGCTGTTAGTGAGGCCAAAACAGCTCTGCAGAGAGCGGCTGTAGCACAGGAACGCACAAATAAGAAAGTGCAAGAGAGGGAAGATGCTTTGAGGGCAGAGCTTGCTAACCAACTATCTGAGAAG GAAGAAGAAATTTCAAGATTACACGCAAAACTTAGTCAAACAGAAATTCATGCTACAAGTTTGATATCGAGGCTTGAG GCCACTGAAGCAAAGTTGAAGAGCCACGAGTCGGATTCACTGGCTTTGAAGGAGGAGATCAGATCATTGACTGGTAACCTGGAGTCTATTAGAAGTGAAGCTCTGTCTCGTGAGAAGGAAGTCAGGATCCTGGAACAGGAAAAGAACCATCTTGAGGAGAAGTATTTGTCACAGTGCAAAAAGTTTGATGAGACAGACATGAGATGCAAGGAAGCTGAAAAGGAAGCGAGACGGGCAACGGAATTGGCTGATGTAGCTCGTGCAGAAGCTTCTGCTTCTCAAAAGGATAAGGGGGAAGCTCAACGGCTCGCAATGGAGAGGCTTGCACTGATAGAAAGAATGGAGCGACAGGTTGAAGCTCTGGAAAGGGACAAGGCTAAGCTGGTCGAAGAGATTGAAAGACTTCATCAGTCAGAGAAGGATGCTGTGTCCAAGGTCACATTGCTTGAAAGAAGTGTTGATGAGCGGGAAAAAGAAATTGATGAGATGTTGAAGCGTAATAACCAGCAAAGGTCCAGCACTGTTCAAGTGCTCGAGGGTCTGCTGGCATCAGAACGTGAAGCATGCGCTGAAGCCAATAAGAGGGCAGAGGACCTGTCATTGATGTTGCAAGCAACTCAAGGCAAACTGGACATGCTCCAACAAGAAACCACCCTTGATAGCAAGCTCAAGACCTCTGCAAGGCGCTTAAGAGGCGAGGCTACAGAGTCTGTACATGATATGGATATCGATGAGGACAGCGTGAGGCGTCGGAAACGATCAAAAAGCACAACAAGCCCTTTCAAGAGCACTCACACAGAGGACGGTGGTTCCGTGTTTGTTGGTGAAGATACTCACAACGGGAGTCAGCAGGGGACAGAAACCGAAGACTATACCAAATTCACTGTGCTGAAACTGAAGCAGGAGCTCACCAAGCACGGGTTTGGTGCTCAACTCCTCCAGTTGAAAAATCCGAACAAGAAGGATATTGTTGCCTTGTATGAAAAGCACGTCGTCGGCAAGTAG